AACCAACACCCACTTTCTGTAAATCAGATTATCAATTTCTAAGAGAATTGATTTTAAAAAGTAAAAACTCAACAAATACAAAAGAAGCCAATCAGCTTTCGCAGGAATTAGACCGTGCTGTAATCAGCAAAGAAAGCGATTTGGACAGTTCGGTTATACGAATTAATTCTTTTGTAACTATCGAAGATGTAAAAGCGAACAAGCAAATGAAAATACAAATCGTTTTACCATCATCTGCAGACGTAAAACAATCAAAAATATCGATCCTGGCACCTTTAAGCGTCGCTATTATTGGTTTTAAAGAAAATGACGAAGTAGACTGGGAATTACCGGCGGGCGTTAAAACTTTAAAAATAATCGCGGTAGACAACACGGCTGTACATCATTCGTAACTTTTTAAACACCTCATTTTGTGACGGTGTTTTTTTATATCTATTTGAAAGCAAAAAAGACGATTCAATATAAAACTGAATTGTCTTTTTTTATGGTTTATTTTGAAAGACTACAATTGTGAATCAATAAAACTTTTTATCAAAGCCAGACGGCGTTTCTACTTGCGATTGTCTTGTACCACATGCTGCAAGAAATACTAGTGTAACTGATGAAATTATAGTTCTCCTCATTTCTTTTATAAGTAAAAAAATCCCATTCGGTCGCCGAATGGGATTATTATTTAAAAACAACTTTTAAATTGTTTTGTAAATTCTTATTTCACGTCCATTAATTCAACGTCAAAAATCAAAGTTGCATTTGGCGGAATAACTCCTCCTGCACCTGATGGTCCGTAAGCTAAATCAGAAGGAATAACAAAACGAGCTTTGTCTCCTACTTGTAATAAAGCGATACCTTCGTCCCATCCTTCAATAACCTGTCCAATTCCTAATTTAAATTCGATTGGTTTTTTACGCGGGTAAGATGAATCAAAAACTTTTCCATTTTCTAAAGATCCTTCGTAGTGAACAGAAACTGTTTTTCCTGCTTCAGCTCTTTTTCCTTCTCCTTTTTGAATCATTTTGTAACGTAAACCGCTTTCAGTTTTATCAAAACCAGCTGCCAATTGTTCCATTTTAGCTTCAGATTCTGCTTTTAAAGCTGCTTCTCTTTTTAAACGAGCACCTTTTAAACCAACGAATGCTTCAATTGCATTCCATTTTTGAGCTTCTTCTCCCTCTCTGATAATTTCTACAGATTCAAGAGCATCACCCTGAGCCACTGCATCAACAATATCCTGTCCTTCTACAACGTATCCAAAAACACTGTGTTTTCCGTCTAACCAAGGAGTTGGTACGTGTGTAATGAAAAACTGAGAACCATTGCTTCCAGGTCCTGAGTTTGCCATAGATAAAACTCCCGGACGATCGTGTTTTAAACTTGGGTGAAATTCATCATCAAATTTATAACCCGGATCTCCTGTTCCAGTTCCTTTTGGACATCCTCCCTGAATCATGAAATCAGCAATTACTCTGTGAAAAGTTAAACCATCATAGAATTTTTGTCCCTGAGGTTTTACCTTATTTTCCATATTTCCTTCTGCAAGAGCCACAAAGTTTCCTACAGTTCCAGGTGTTAAATCGTGTGTAAGTTTTACTAAAATCGAACCTTTACTAGTATTGAATTTAGCGTATATTCCGTTTTCCATTGTTGTTATTTTTAATTCGAAAGCAAATTTACAAATTAATTTTTTAATCGTTTTGTGCTTTCCTTTTTTTAGATTTTGATTTATAAGTAAGTCCGTAAACCATTAATGATACTAAAGATAAAACCACACAGCCGATAGTGACAGCGTGCCATCCGCCCAGTTTCCAAAGCAATAATCCGTATGCAGATCCTGCAGCCGTTCCTAAAAAGCTGAACGACATAAAAACGGTATTCAATCGGTTTCTGGCTTCGGGTAATAATGAATAAACTCGGGTTTGATTTGAAATATGAACACCCTGAATCCCAATATCAATAAATACAATTCCAACAGCAACTCCAATGACACTTTCTATTGAAAAATAAAAGACCAAAAAGCTTATTAATATCAACAAACAACCATACCCAACTGCAATTCTGGAATTTCCTTTATCACCAATTTTGCCCACCAAAGGAGCTGCCAAAGCTCCCGAAGCTCCAACAATCCCAAATAAACCAATCGTGGCGCTGTTGAAGTTAAAAGGTTCGCCTGAAAGCAGTAATACCATTGTAGTCCAGAAAGCTCCAAATTGTGCAAAACTGAAAACGTTTATTGCGGTTGCTTCTCTTAAAACAGGCTGTGTTTTAATAAGTGTAAACAAAGACTGAATTAACTGACCGTACGTTCCTTTAAACTGAGGTTTATTGACAGGGAATTTACTTTGAATGACAAAAAAGATCAGCAGACAAATTCCGGCTGCGATATAAAACATCGATCTCCAGCCTAAAACTTCTCCAATAAAACCGCTTAAAGTTCTGGAAAGTAAAATTCCAACCAGAAGACCGCTCATAATGGTTCCAACGACTTTTCCACGCTGTTCCTGAGCACTCAATGAGGCTGCGAGAGGCAGAATAAGCTGGGGTACAATCGAAGTGATTCCAATAAGCAATGAAGCAATTTGTAAAATAAGAAAACTTCTGGCCGTCGCTGCAATCAATAATGCAATTACAGAGGCAAAAGTGGTCATTAAAATCTGCCTTTTACGTTCTATTTTATCACCAAGCGGCACCATAAAAAACAATCCCACAGCATAACCTGCCTGTGTTAAGTAGGTTATTGTTCCGGCATTGGCTTCAGGAATTTTAAATTCGTTGGCAATTAAAACAATCAAAGGCTGGCAGTAATATAAGTTTGCAACTATAAGACCAGTGCAGACTGCCATAAAAAGTACATTCGTTTTAGATAAATTCATGCTGCAAAAATACCAATCTAATTCTTATTGAAACTTTAAAAAATATATAATTTTAAAAAACCAGCATTTGATTCTCACCGTTCTAAAGACAATTTTATTGATTTTAAATCCTTTATGATTTCAAAAAATCCTCTCTCATTGGACTGAAAACATCAGTAAGCATTCCGGTTTCCAGACACACTACTCCATGAACTGCGTGCGGCGGAATGTAGAAACTATCACCTTCTTTTAAAGTCTGTGTTACACCGCTTATAGTTACATCAAACTTACCACCTGCCACATATGTAACCTGTGAATGGTAGTGATCGTGCAAAACACCGATTGCTCCTTTTTCAAAATGCACATTTACGAGCATTACTCTTTCATCGTAAGCCAGGATTTTACGTTTGATTCCTTCTCCTGCTGCTTCCCATTCTATTTCGTCTCCTTTTATAAACTCTTTACTTGTTTTCATTTCTTATTTCTTATTTATTTTTAATCTTTTCCAGATCCTTTTGCATTAATTCTAAATCTTCGACAAGATTGTTTTCTTTAAAATATTTTTCCAGGTCTTTCAGTCTTTTTACATTGTCATAATTAAATCCTGATTGTAATTTTAGCTGGCAGAGCGAACATAATCTTATCGAATGCATATCGGTTTCTGCAATACTGTTTGTTCCGTTCATCACACAATTTGCTTCAATACAATGACGAAGCCCAAACATATGTCCAATTTCATGCGAACATATTTTCAATAATCTTTCCAGACATACACTAAAATCTGCTCCTTCCAGATTTTCATCATGAAGTCTGTAGATTGAACTTACCGCAATTTTATCTCTGTAAGAAGCCAGTCCAAAGACAAAATTCCATTCTGGTTTTGGGTACAAATCTTTTTCTGTTATAGCCATTAAAGCGATTCCTTTATGTGGTTTTTCCTTTTTTAAAACACTGTCTAAAATATAACCTGCCAGAAATTGTTCCTGTCCCATATCTCCTATTCGTCTGGCTTGTTTTGGAACCACATCATTCGAAACTGTACTTAAAACTTTAGTTTCCAACTGAAAAAATATTTCTAAATACTGACGAATCAATTCAATCTGCTTCGTTTGCAGTGAATTGAATTTCCCCATAGGCTGTAAATAAATAATATTTTCCTCTTTTGTCGGGACAATATGTTTTGTGTTCAGAAATTGCTCAAAACTCTGTCCTTTTTCTTTATGCGAAAAAAGCCAGTCACCATAAGCCGGCTTACCCAATTTGACGTCATTCACCTTAATATCTGTAAAATAAGGAGCTGGAGGCGGTGCCTGAATGTGGTTTGTTTTTGTTTTTTCTTCTTTATTAGACTGGCAGGAACACAAAATCACACATAATAAAAAAAAGAGTTTCTTCATAAATTACTAATATCAGATTACGTTTTTGGATATAAATTCACAACTCTTTTTAATCGATTCAAAAGAACTAAATTCAAAATTATTTTCCTGTTCCACAAAAAAATGAATCATTCCTGATTGCTTTGCTTCTTTAAAAAATGGTTTAAAATCAATTGTACCGGAACCAACTTCTGTATTCAAATTTTGGTTTTCTTTATCCCTGTCTTTTACATGCCACATTTTAAAACGTCCCGGATTTTCATTAAACAATTTTAAAGGATCATTTCCTGAATAGACTACCCAGTATAAATCCAATTCGAAGTAAACTTCTTTATCGGTTTCATTTAATAAAATATCGTAACCCGTTACGCCATTGTATTTTTGAAATTCAAAATCATGATTGTGATAGGCCAGTTTTAGTCCGGCATCTTTACACCTTTTTAAAGCCTCATTTAAACGGGATGCGATTTTTTTATAATCTTCACTATTTCGTCTAAAAGGTTCATCAATCCAAGGTACGGTAAGAAATTCGCTTTTCAGAGTTTTTGCCGCTTCAATTGAAGCAATTAATTCTGATGTGTTTCCATCGTATAAAAAACTGCCCAAATTATAATGTCCGCTTACAGCTTTTAAATGATTATCATCGAGGATTTCTTTTAATTCTTCGGGAGATAATCCCCAAAAACGGTCTTTTATAGAAAACCCGTATGTTTCTACAGTTGTAAATCCTGCTTTCGCCACTTTTTCTAAAACCCCTTTTACATCTTTAGGAAGCTCATCTCGAAGGGTGTATAATTGTAAACCAATTTCTTTTCTATTCATAGTAAATGCAAATGAAGGTAAAGCCAAAACAGCTGTTGCAGCGAGACTTGTATTTATAATAAAATTTCTTCGTGTAATCATTTTACGCTAAATTCAGAAATTAAATCTAATCTAAAAATTGGTTCTCAAAATTTTTTATAAAGTTTTGAAGTGCCTCTTCGGTTTCTTCATTTGTAATTTTACCTTCTCCATCAATTTTTCCACGAATACCCTGAATTAAAAGCTGTGTTTCATTATCAAACCCGGCTTCAAGTGTTTTCATAATCAGCATAAGCTGTTCATGTCCCTTTTCTCCTGATGCCGATGCTGTAATCAAACCCGTTTTTTTATTAGCAAAAATGGTTGTAGACACACACCATTCTAAAGCATTCTTTAAACTTCCGGGGAGACTAAAAACATATTCGGGAGTACAAATTATAACACCGTCAGCTTTAGAAATCAGATCTCTGAAAACGGTAATTTCTTTTGGCGGATTCTCTATATCCAAATCGGGATTAAAATGCGGTAATTGATCCAGACCTTCAAATATTTCGACTTCAAAATTCTGCTTTATATTCTCTGAAATATATTTTAGAATTTTAAAATTACTCGAATTTTTTCTTGTACTGCCTGTTATGGCTGCAATTTTTGTTTTTTGGGAGGACATCTATTCTTTTTTATTTAAAATTATTAATTTAATTCAGAAAACAGCAATTTTAAAAACACTAAAATTCTCAAATATTTACTTTGTATCTTTGCACTTCAAAACCTGAATAAAAAAATGCGAATTGACATTATAACGATTTTACCTGAATTATTGAGAAGCCCGTTTGAGGCATCGATTATGAAACGTGCAATTGATAAAGGTTTAGTCGAAGTACATTTTCATAATTTACGCGACTATACCACTAATAAACAAAAAAGTGTCGACGATTATCAATTTGGCGGCGGTGCCGGAATGGTTATGATGGTACAGCCTATTGACGATTGTATTACGCATTTAAAAAGTCAGAGGGATTACGATGAAATCATTTATATGTCGCCTGACGGAGAGACTTTAAACCAGAAAATGGCAAATAAAATGTCGATGTATGAAAACATTATTATTTTATGCGGTCATTATAAAGGTGTAGACCAGCGTGTGAGGGATCATTTTATTACCAAAGAAATCTCAATTGGAGATTATGTTTTATCCGGAGGAGAATTAGGAGCTTTGGTTTTATCTGATGCTTTGATTCGATTGATTCCGGGGGTTTTAAGTGATGAAACCTCGGCTTTGACTGATAGTTTTCAGGATAATTTACTTTCTGGACCTATATATACAAGGCCTGCGGATTATAAAGGATGGAAAGTTCCGGAAGTTTTAACCAGCGGACACGCCGCAAAAATCGAAAAATGGCGCGAAGATGCCGCATACGAACATACTAAAAACAGACGCCCGGATTTACTGGAAGGAAACTAAAGTTGTTTCAGGTTTAAAGTTTTATTTGTTTCAAGTTCTAAAAGCAAAACCTGAAACCTGAAACAAAAACAACCATAACTGCCATTTTATCAACAACTTAAAAAATTTACAATTTATAATTCATAATTTATAATTATTTTTTACATTTGCACCCGAATTAGACCAACCTCTGGCGAGATCCGTGAATGTTGCTCTATCTAAACAATAATATAAAAATTATCATGGCAGATTTATTAAAGTTCGTTCAAAACGAATTCGTTGCTAAAAAAGATTTCCCTGAATTTGGAGCTGGAGACACAATCACAGTTTTCTACGA
This portion of the Flavobacterium gelatinilyticum genome encodes:
- a CDS encoding sugar phosphate isomerase/epimerase family protein, with amino-acid sequence MITRRNFIINTSLAATAVLALPSFAFTMNRKEIGLQLYTLRDELPKDVKGVLEKVAKAGFTTVETYGFSIKDRFWGLSPEELKEILDDNHLKAVSGHYNLGSFLYDGNTSELIASIEAAKTLKSEFLTVPWIDEPFRRNSEDYKKIASRLNEALKRCKDAGLKLAYHNHDFEFQKYNGVTGYDILLNETDKEVYFELDLYWVVYSGNDPLKLFNENPGRFKMWHVKDRDKENQNLNTEVGSGTIDFKPFFKEAKQSGMIHFFVEQENNFEFSSFESIKKSCEFISKNVI
- a CDS encoding peptidylprolyl isomerase, whose amino-acid sequence is MENGIYAKFNTSKGSILVKLTHDLTPGTVGNFVALAEGNMENKVKPQGQKFYDGLTFHRVIADFMIQGGCPKGTGTGDPGYKFDDEFHPSLKHDRPGVLSMANSGPGSNGSQFFITHVPTPWLDGKHSVFGYVVEGQDIVDAVAQGDALESVEIIREGEEAQKWNAIEAFVGLKGARLKREAALKAESEAKMEQLAAGFDKTESGLRYKMIQKGEGKRAEAGKTVSVHYEGSLENGKVFDSSYPRKKPIEFKLGIGQVIEGWDEGIALLQVGDKARFVIPSDLAYGPSGAGGVIPPNATLIFDVELMDVK
- a CDS encoding GreA/GreB family elongation factor; translated protein: MKPTPTFCKSDYQFLRELILKSKNSTNTKEANQLSQELDRAVISKESDLDSSVIRINSFVTIEDVKANKQMKIQIVLPSSADVKQSKISILAPLSVAIIGFKENDEVDWELPAGVKTLKIIAVDNTAVHHS
- a CDS encoding archaemetzincin family Zn-dependent metalloprotease; this translates as MKKLFFLLCVILCSCQSNKEEKTKTNHIQAPPPAPYFTDIKVNDVKLGKPAYGDWLFSHKEKGQSFEQFLNTKHIVPTKEENIIYLQPMGKFNSLQTKQIELIRQYLEIFFQLETKVLSTVSNDVVPKQARRIGDMGQEQFLAGYILDSVLKKEKPHKGIALMAITEKDLYPKPEWNFVFGLASYRDKIAVSSIYRLHDENLEGADFSVCLERLLKICSHEIGHMFGLRHCIEANCVMNGTNSIAETDMHSIRLCSLCQLKLQSGFNYDNVKRLKDLEKYFKENNLVEDLELMQKDLEKIKNK
- a CDS encoding MFS transporter, with protein sequence MAVCTGLIVANLYYCQPLIVLIANEFKIPEANAGTITYLTQAGYAVGLFFMVPLGDKIERKRQILMTTFASVIALLIAATARSFLILQIASLLIGITSIVPQLILPLAASLSAQEQRGKVVGTIMSGLLVGILLSRTLSGFIGEVLGWRSMFYIAAGICLLIFFVIQSKFPVNKPQFKGTYGQLIQSLFTLIKTQPVLREATAINVFSFAQFGAFWTTMVLLLSGEPFNFNSATIGLFGIVGASGALAAPLVGKIGDKGNSRIAVGYGCLLILISFLVFYFSIESVIGVAVGIVFIDIGIQGVHISNQTRVYSLLPEARNRLNTVFMSFSFLGTAAGSAYGLLLWKLGGWHAVTIGCVVLSLVSLMVYGLTYKSKSKKRKAQND
- the trmD gene encoding tRNA (guanosine(37)-N1)-methyltransferase TrmD, with product MRIDIITILPELLRSPFEASIMKRAIDKGLVEVHFHNLRDYTTNKQKSVDDYQFGGGAGMVMMVQPIDDCITHLKSQRDYDEIIYMSPDGETLNQKMANKMSMYENIIILCGHYKGVDQRVRDHFITKEISIGDYVLSGGELGALVLSDALIRLIPGVLSDETSALTDSFQDNLLSGPIYTRPADYKGWKVPEVLTSGHAAKIEKWREDAAYEHTKNRRPDLLEGN
- a CDS encoding NADPH-dependent FMN reductase, which encodes MSSQKTKIAAITGSTRKNSSNFKILKYISENIKQNFEVEIFEGLDQLPHFNPDLDIENPPKEITVFRDLISKADGVIICTPEYVFSLPGSLKNALEWCVSTTIFANKKTGLITASASGEKGHEQLMLIMKTLEAGFDNETQLLIQGIRGKIDGEGKITNEETEEALQNFIKNFENQFLD
- a CDS encoding cupin domain-containing protein, whose translation is MKTSKEFIKGDEIEWEAAGEGIKRKILAYDERVMLVNVHFEKGAIGVLHDHYHSQVTYVAGGKFDVTISGVTQTLKEGDSFYIPPHAVHGVVCLETGMLTDVFSPMREDFLKS